The following proteins are co-located in the Noviherbaspirillum sp. UKPF54 genome:
- the senA gene encoding selenoneine synthase SenA → MNASFRTAPPQALAAGMQDARARTLAFFDCLAACGMDDPARMPMLPIVNPPRWELGHIAWFAEWYILREASSSAPQAARRPSIWPQSDTWFNSNTIAHDTRWSPELPPATAVRAYCRDVHDAVLDKLGRTEDSDAALYPYRLILAHEDMHGEAFAYTLQTLNLASPALLAVQDAPPGAAGEIRFAGGSVELGGRPGDGFVFDNEKWAHSCEVKPFGIDATLVSNARYREFVDAGGYRDPRFWSAAGREWLAWHGADAPREWRRDGNHWHQLRFGAPQALAPNEPVRHVSLYEAQAYCAWAGRRLPDEAEWVRAAQSGHPAFRWGELWEWTDSVFAPYPGFSADAYREYSAPYFGTHQVLRGASFATPPRMRSAAFRNFYMPQRNDIFAGFRTCAL, encoded by the coding sequence ATGAACGCTTCTTTTCGAACCGCGCCGCCGCAGGCGCTGGCGGCAGGCATGCAGGACGCGCGCGCCCGCACGCTGGCGTTCTTCGACTGCCTTGCGGCATGCGGCATGGACGATCCAGCCCGGATGCCGATGCTGCCCATCGTGAATCCGCCTCGCTGGGAACTGGGCCACATCGCGTGGTTCGCCGAGTGGTATATCCTGCGCGAGGCTTCATCGAGCGCGCCACAGGCCGCTCGGCGGCCGTCGATATGGCCGCAAAGCGACACCTGGTTCAATTCGAATACGATCGCTCATGATACGCGCTGGTCGCCCGAACTGCCGCCGGCGACGGCGGTCAGGGCATATTGCCGCGACGTACACGACGCCGTGCTGGACAAACTGGGCCGCACCGAAGACAGCGACGCCGCGCTCTATCCCTATCGCCTGATCCTGGCACACGAAGACATGCACGGCGAGGCATTCGCGTACACGTTGCAGACGCTGAATCTCGCGTCGCCCGCGCTTCTGGCCGTGCAGGATGCGCCGCCCGGCGCAGCCGGCGAGATCCGCTTTGCCGGCGGCAGCGTCGAGCTGGGCGGGCGTCCCGGCGACGGATTCGTGTTCGACAACGAAAAGTGGGCGCATTCCTGCGAGGTGAAACCGTTCGGTATCGACGCGACGCTGGTGTCCAACGCGCGCTACCGGGAATTTGTCGATGCCGGCGGATACCGCGATCCGCGCTTCTGGAGCGCGGCCGGGCGCGAATGGCTGGCGTGGCACGGAGCGGATGCGCCACGGGAATGGCGCCGCGATGGAAACCACTGGCATCAGCTGCGCTTCGGCGCGCCGCAGGCGCTCGCGCCCAACGAACCGGTCCGGCATGTCAGCCTGTACGAAGCGCAAGCCTATTGCGCCTGGGCCGGGCGAAGGCTGCCGGACGAAGCCGAATGGGTGCGCGCAGCGCAGTCAGGTCATCCGGCATTTCGCTGGGGCGAGCTGTGGGAGTGGACCGATTCGGTTTTCGCCCCGTATCCGGGATTTTCCGCGGACGCTTACCGCGAATATTCGGCGCCGTACTTCGGCACGCATCAGGTGTTGCGCGGAGCTTCGTTCGCCACGCCGCCGCGCATGCGCTCAGCCGCATTCCGCAATTTCTACATGCCGCAACGCAACGACATCTTCGCGGGCTTCAGGACCTGCGCGCTCTAG
- a CDS encoding trimeric intracellular cation channel family protein produces the protein MYSFSTLIQIIETLGILAFAFSGFVEARRKDMDLVGVFTVAFITAFGGGTLRDLLLDRRPLFWVEHQEYTLLVFILAMVVTPFMRHLRFAFSEKMLVTADAFGLGLFSVLGASLAKEAGMPLFVSVMMGVITGIFGGVLRDVICNEIPMVFRRGQLYATCAFLGCWCYLLLARVDVPEVLSLSTSILLTVVVRLVAVRFNLRLPA, from the coding sequence ATGTACAGTTTTTCCACCTTAATCCAGATTATCGAAACCCTCGGGATTCTCGCATTCGCGTTTTCCGGGTTCGTCGAGGCGCGCCGCAAGGACATGGACCTCGTCGGCGTATTTACCGTCGCGTTCATCACCGCGTTCGGCGGCGGGACGCTGCGCGACCTGCTGCTCGACCGGCGCCCCCTGTTCTGGGTCGAGCACCAGGAATACACGCTGCTGGTGTTTATCCTGGCGATGGTCGTCACGCCGTTCATGCGCCACCTGCGTTTTGCGTTTTCCGAGAAGATGTTGGTGACTGCCGACGCCTTCGGCCTGGGATTGTTCAGCGTCCTCGGCGCATCGCTGGCAAAGGAAGCCGGCATGCCGCTGTTCGTGTCCGTCATGATGGGCGTCATTACCGGGATTTTCGGCGGCGTGCTGCGCGACGTTATCTGCAACGAGATACCGATGGTGTTCCGGCGCGGCCAGCTGTATGCAACCTGCGCCTTCCTCGGCTGCTGGTGCTATCTGCTGCTTGCCAGGGTGGATGTGCCGGAGGTGCTGAGCCTTTCGACCAGCATCCTCCTGACGGTCGTCGTACGGCTGGTGGCGGTGCGGTTCAACCTGCGCTTGCCGGCGTAA
- a CDS encoding thiamine pyrophosphate-binding protein — MKKTAAWLAVYAMEQLGIRFTFGIPGVHNTELYDELNNSQSVTPVLVTHEGGAAFMADGVSRAAGDTIGALAIVPAAGFTHAASGIGEAFLDGIPMLIFSGGIRTDTGKRFQLHEIDQMELAKPLTKAAFRVLRHEDVVPTIFEAYRIATGGEPGPVLIEIPVNLQLFPGEVGELPRWQAPPAQQAPQRELIRRAADMLLGARKTGLFVGWGARAATDELVAIAELLQAPVSTTLQGLSTFPGDHPLHAGFGFSPSAVPAARNAFSDCDAMLAVGTHFGEIPTGSFSAVVPRNLVHVDINPAVFDANYPGAVNIAGDAKATLAALLAELKARGPRAANPELQAQIARDKRAYREEWYAHDSKGRVNPAHFFDELRRQMPDDAVTVLDDGNHTFLTAELFPIHRGGRLLTPTDFNAMGYAVPAAIGAKLAQPDMEVFAIVGDGCFMMTCMEIVTAAANRLGIIYFVFHDGELSQIAQAQQIPYNRKPCTVLAGPNIEGIALATGAAYVAMRDEAGIAGAIGEARRVAAGGRPVIVDVAIDYSKRTAFTSGTAKSTFKRFPLSQRMRFAGRALMRKVTG; from the coding sequence ATGAAGAAAACCGCGGCATGGCTGGCCGTCTACGCGATGGAACAGCTTGGCATCAGGTTCACGTTCGGCATACCCGGCGTGCACAATACCGAGCTGTACGACGAACTCAACAACTCGCAGTCAGTGACGCCGGTGCTGGTGACGCACGAAGGCGGCGCGGCCTTCATGGCCGACGGCGTGAGCCGTGCCGCCGGCGACACGATCGGCGCGCTGGCCATCGTTCCCGCCGCCGGCTTCACCCACGCCGCCAGCGGCATCGGCGAAGCCTTCCTGGACGGCATCCCGATGCTGATTTTCTCGGGCGGGATCCGCACCGACACCGGCAAGCGCTTCCAATTGCACGAGATCGACCAGATGGAACTGGCCAAGCCCCTGACGAAGGCGGCTTTCCGCGTGCTGCGCCACGAGGACGTGGTGCCGACCATCTTCGAGGCCTACCGCATCGCCACCGGCGGCGAGCCAGGCCCGGTGCTGATCGAAATCCCGGTCAACCTGCAGCTGTTTCCCGGCGAAGTCGGCGAACTGCCGCGCTGGCAGGCGCCGCCGGCACAGCAGGCGCCGCAGCGCGAGCTGATCCGGCGCGCCGCCGATATGCTGCTCGGTGCTAGGAAGACGGGCTTGTTCGTCGGCTGGGGGGCGCGGGCGGCAACCGACGAGCTGGTCGCCATCGCCGAGCTGCTGCAGGCACCGGTCAGCACGACCTTGCAGGGCCTGTCGACCTTCCCGGGCGACCATCCGCTGCATGCCGGCTTCGGCTTCAGTCCGTCGGCCGTGCCGGCCGCGCGCAACGCCTTCAGCGATTGCGACGCGATGCTGGCGGTCGGTACGCACTTCGGCGAGATCCCGACCGGCAGCTTCAGTGCCGTGGTACCGCGTAACCTGGTGCATGTCGATATCAATCCCGCTGTGTTCGATGCCAATTACCCGGGGGCCGTCAACATCGCCGGGGATGCGAAGGCGACGCTGGCGGCGCTGCTGGCGGAACTGAAAGCGCGCGGGCCGCGGGCGGCGAATCCCGAGCTGCAAGCCCAGATCGCGCGCGACAAGCGCGCCTATCGCGAGGAATGGTATGCCCACGACAGCAAGGGCAGGGTCAATCCGGCGCACTTCTTCGACGAGCTGCGGCGCCAGATGCCGGACGACGCTGTCACCGTGCTCGACGACGGCAACCATACCTTCCTGACCGCCGAGCTGTTTCCTATCCATCGCGGCGGCAGGCTTCTGACACCGACCGACTTCAATGCCATGGGCTACGCGGTTCCGGCCGCCATCGGCGCCAAGCTGGCGCAGCCGGACATGGAAGTGTTTGCGATCGTCGGCGACGGTTGCTTCATGATGACTTGCATGGAAATCGTGACCGCGGCCGCCAACCGGCTCGGGATCATCTATTTCGTATTCCACGACGGCGAACTGTCGCAGATCGCCCAGGCGCAGCAGATCCCGTACAACCGCAAGCCGTGCACCGTGCTGGCCGGGCCGAACATCGAAGGCATCGCGCTGGCCACCGGCGCGGCCTACGTCGCGATGCGGGACGAGGCGGGGATCGCCGGCGCGATCGGCGAGGCAAGGCGCGTCGCCGCCGGCGGGCGCCCGGTGATCGTCGATGTTGCGATCGATTATTCGAAACGAACCGCCTTTACCAGCGGCACGGCCAAATCGACGTTCAAGCGCTTCCCGCTGTCGCAGCGGATGCGCTTCGCCGGGCGCGCGCTGATGCGCAAGGTGACCGGCTGA
- a CDS encoding LysR family transcriptional regulator: MNLKQLQHFVTLAESGNVHRASARLNISQPALSKSIRTLEEELDVVLFDRLSRGVRLTPIGQWLLSRSCSLLSEVQQLHTEIDLIKRQANGSVRIAAGTVLCSSLIPVALARLREVAANVQVVVESGYWDHQKHMLLNGEIDFFVADSRELEDIIEFELVPLPAEPICVYVRSGHALLKKKKPALSDLQKYPFTGLTKIPKELERVLAAYPELPAGMLSSSAVASNDFGLLRTSAVLTDVLFFSPPSAVQEQIRRRELVRLNLPLPPQLQTHFAIVWLKSRRLSTTAELMKRTIMECALQSFQAGTSHIAKA; this comes from the coding sequence ATGAACCTGAAGCAGCTTCAGCATTTCGTGACGCTGGCGGAGTCCGGCAATGTGCATCGGGCCAGTGCCAGGCTGAATATTTCCCAGCCGGCGCTCTCGAAAAGCATACGCACGCTGGAAGAAGAGCTCGATGTCGTGCTTTTCGACAGGCTGTCGCGCGGCGTGCGCCTGACGCCCATCGGCCAATGGCTGCTGTCGCGTTCATGCTCGCTGCTGTCGGAGGTGCAGCAGCTGCATACCGAGATCGACCTCATCAAGCGCCAAGCGAACGGCTCGGTACGCATCGCCGCCGGCACTGTGCTGTGTTCATCCCTGATTCCGGTCGCACTGGCGCGGTTGCGCGAGGTCGCCGCCAACGTGCAGGTCGTGGTCGAATCGGGCTACTGGGACCACCAGAAGCACATGCTCCTCAACGGAGAAATCGACTTCTTCGTCGCCGATTCGCGCGAGCTGGAAGACATCATCGAGTTCGAGCTGGTGCCTCTGCCGGCCGAGCCTATCTGCGTCTACGTGCGCAGCGGCCATGCGTTACTGAAAAAGAAAAAGCCGGCACTATCGGACTTGCAGAAGTATCCGTTCACCGGACTGACGAAAATCCCGAAAGAGCTGGAAAGAGTGCTGGCAGCGTATCCCGAACTGCCGGCCGGCATGCTGTCTTCCAGCGCCGTCGCCAGCAATGACTTCGGTCTGCTGCGCACCAGCGCGGTGTTGACGGACGTGCTGTTCTTTTCGCCGCCCAGCGCGGTCCAGGAGCAGATCAGACGGCGCGAACTGGTGCGCCTGAATTTACCACTGCCACCGCAGTTGCAGACCCATTTCGCCATCGTCTGGCTCAAGAGCCGCCGGCTGTCGACAACGGCCGAATTGATGAAGCGCACGATCATGGAGTGCGCATTACAATCCTTTCAAGCCGGCACCTCTCATATCGCCAAGGCGTAG
- a CDS encoding U32 family peptidase, translating into MSLSDHQLELLSPAKTVEIGREAILHGADAVYIGGPAFGARHNASNELADIAGLVEFAHRYHARIFVTMNTILHDAELETARKQIWQLYDAGVDALIVQDMGLLEMDLPPIQLHASTQCDIRTVDKARFLGAVGFSQLVLARELSLEQIRAIRAAADTPLEYFIHGALCVAFSGQCYISHADTGRSANRGDCSQACRLPYTLTDGQGRVVAYEKHLLSMKDNDQSRNLEALIDAGIRSFKIEGRYKDIGYVKNITGHYRRLLDDILERRPEFSRASSGTTRLLFSPDVDKNFHRGHTDYFAQGRQPDIGAFDSPKYVGTQLGSVIRIGADHFDMTADAAMANGDGLNYMHKRETVGILANRVEKIGGDDEGQRWRVYPNEAMAALPGLKVGSVIHRNRDRQWEAALQKKSAERRVALRLILSEHAGGLRLSISDEDGVSTIADAAIPLQPAEQPAQAESALRASLGKLGNTMFEAAQIDLALSQPWFVPAAAINALRRDAIAAHEAARLAAWQRPPRKAPAQPCPAYPETQLSYLANVYNEKARAFYQKHGVQLIDAAYEAHQEAGEVSLMITKHCLRFSFNLCPKQAKGVQGVQGQVRAEPMTLVSGNERYTLRFDCKPCEMHVVGAIKPGVLNSPPPSAVPYSPLVFHRQRPRN; encoded by the coding sequence ATGTCGCTCTCCGACCATCAGCTTGAACTGCTATCGCCCGCCAAAACCGTCGAGATCGGCCGGGAAGCCATCCTGCACGGGGCCGACGCGGTCTATATCGGCGGCCCCGCGTTCGGCGCGCGCCACAACGCCAGCAACGAGCTCGCCGACATCGCCGGCCTGGTGGAATTCGCGCACCGCTACCATGCGCGGATCTTCGTGACGATGAATACCATCCTGCACGACGCCGAGCTGGAAACCGCCCGCAAGCAGATCTGGCAGCTGTACGACGCCGGAGTCGACGCGCTCATCGTGCAAGACATGGGTTTGCTGGAAATGGACCTGCCGCCGATCCAGCTGCATGCCAGCACCCAGTGCGACATCCGCACCGTGGACAAGGCCCGCTTTCTGGGCGCGGTCGGCTTTTCCCAGCTGGTGCTGGCGCGCGAACTGAGCCTGGAGCAGATCCGTGCCATCCGCGCGGCGGCCGATACTCCGCTCGAATACTTCATCCACGGCGCGCTGTGCGTGGCGTTTTCCGGCCAGTGCTACATTTCGCACGCCGACACCGGACGCAGCGCCAACCGCGGCGACTGCTCGCAGGCCTGCCGCCTGCCCTACACCCTCACCGACGGCCAGGGCCGCGTCGTTGCCTACGAAAAGCACCTGCTGTCGATGAAGGACAACGACCAGAGCCGCAACCTGGAGGCTCTGATCGATGCCGGCATCCGCTCGTTCAAGATCGAGGGACGCTACAAGGACATCGGCTACGTGAAAAACATCACCGGCCACTACCGGCGGCTGCTCGACGATATCCTGGAGCGCCGCCCCGAATTCTCACGCGCTTCGAGCGGAACGACGCGCCTGCTGTTTTCGCCGGACGTGGACAAGAACTTCCACCGCGGCCACACGGACTACTTTGCCCAGGGGCGCCAGCCCGACATTGGCGCGTTCGATTCACCCAAATACGTCGGCACCCAGCTTGGCAGCGTCATCCGCATCGGGGCCGACCATTTCGACATGACAGCCGATGCGGCGATGGCCAACGGCGACGGCCTGAACTACATGCACAAGCGCGAGACGGTCGGCATCCTAGCCAACCGTGTCGAAAAAATCGGCGGGGACGACGAGGGCCAGCGCTGGCGCGTATATCCCAACGAAGCGATGGCGGCCCTGCCCGGGCTGAAGGTGGGCAGCGTGATTCACCGGAACCGCGACCGGCAGTGGGAGGCAGCACTGCAAAAGAAATCGGCGGAACGCCGGGTGGCACTGCGGCTGATTCTATCCGAGCATGCGGGCGGCCTGCGCCTGTCGATCAGCGACGAGGACGGCGTATCCACCATCGCCGATGCCGCCATCCCGCTGCAGCCGGCAGAGCAGCCGGCGCAGGCAGAAAGCGCGCTGCGCGCCAGCCTGGGCAAGCTCGGCAACACCATGTTCGAGGCCGCGCAGATCGACCTGGCGTTGTCCCAGCCCTGGTTCGTGCCGGCGGCGGCCATCAACGCGCTGCGCCGCGACGCGATTGCGGCGCACGAGGCGGCACGCCTGGCTGCCTGGCAGCGCCCGCCGCGCAAGGCTCCCGCGCAGCCGTGCCCGGCCTACCCGGAAACGCAACTGTCCTACCTGGCCAACGTCTACAACGAGAAAGCGCGCGCGTTCTACCAGAAGCACGGCGTGCAGCTGATCGACGCGGCCTACGAGGCGCACCAGGAAGCCGGCGAAGTGTCATTGATGATCACCAAGCATTGCCTGCGCTTCTCGTTCAACTTGTGCCCCAAGCAGGCCAAGGGCGTGCAGGGCGTCCAGGGCCAAGTGCGCGCCGAGCCGATGACGCTAGTCAGCGGCAACGAGCGCTACACGCTGCGCTTCGACTGCAAGCCGTGCGAAATGCACGTCGTCGGCGCCATCAAGCCGGGCGTCCTCAACTCCCCGCCGCCGTCGGCCGTGCCATACAGCCCGCTCGTGTTCCACCGCCAGCGCCCGCGCAACTGA
- the hemN gene encoding oxygen-independent coproporphyrinogen III oxidase — MSSVVDIEIPEDLIRRFDKSGPRYTSYPTADRFTPAFNDQTYITYLEQRAGRSDNPPLSVYLHLPFCESLCYFCACNKIITQDHGRVTEYLRYLEKEMELVASRIGPDRRTVQLHLGGGTPTFFNSDELRQLMAMVRKHFTFTDDAELGIEIDPRTVREDTLAFLAELGFNRTSFGVQDFDPEVQQAVNRIQPLEMVNRAVTASRAAGFQSINADLIYGLPKQTLESFSRTLDSLIQVSPDRIALYNYAHLPSRFKAQRLIVASDLPSAETRLQIFLMSTRRLLDAGYVYIGLDHFSKPDEELNLARLDNTLHRNFQGYTTRADSDLIGFGVSAIGKVGSSYSQSVRTVKAYYEHLDQGRLPLEKGFELSSDDLMRRQIIMALMCSAPLDIAAIEAQYKVDFWSYFAHEVALLKQFEDEGLITIAPDSIRVTPKGRLFVRAIGMVFDKYLSQPTTSTYSKLI; from the coding sequence ATGTCTTCCGTCGTCGATATCGAAATTCCAGAAGATCTGATCCGCCGCTTCGACAAATCCGGACCGCGCTACACCTCCTATCCGACCGCGGACCGCTTCACGCCGGCCTTCAACGACCAAACCTACATCACCTACCTGGAGCAGCGCGCCGGGCGCAGCGACAATCCGCCGCTGTCGGTTTATCTGCATTTACCGTTCTGCGAGTCGCTTTGCTATTTTTGCGCATGCAACAAGATCATCACGCAGGACCATGGCCGCGTCACCGAATACCTGCGCTACCTGGAAAAGGAAATGGAACTGGTGGCATCCCGGATCGGGCCGGACCGGCGCACCGTGCAGCTGCACCTCGGCGGCGGCACCCCGACCTTCTTCAATTCGGATGAGCTGCGCCAGCTGATGGCCATGGTGCGCAAGCACTTCACCTTCACCGATGACGCGGAACTGGGCATCGAGATCGATCCGCGCACCGTTCGCGAGGACACGCTCGCCTTCCTGGCTGAACTCGGATTCAACCGCACCAGTTTCGGCGTGCAGGATTTCGACCCCGAAGTGCAACAGGCAGTCAATCGCATCCAGCCCCTCGAGATGGTGAACAGGGCCGTCACGGCCAGCCGCGCCGCCGGTTTCCAGTCGATCAATGCCGACCTGATTTATGGCTTGCCCAAGCAGACGCTGGAAAGCTTCAGCCGCACGCTCGACAGCCTGATCCAGGTGTCGCCGGACCGCATCGCGCTGTACAACTACGCGCACCTGCCGAGCCGCTTCAAGGCGCAGCGCCTGATCGTTGCCAGCGACCTGCCTTCGGCGGAAACCCGCCTGCAGATTTTCCTGATGTCCACGCGCCGGTTGCTCGACGCCGGCTATGTCTACATCGGCCTGGACCATTTTTCCAAGCCGGATGAAGAACTGAACCTAGCGCGCCTCGACAACACCCTGCACCGCAACTTCCAGGGCTATACCACGCGCGCCGACAGCGACCTGATCGGCTTCGGGGTGTCGGCTATCGGCAAGGTCGGCAGTTCGTACAGCCAGTCGGTGCGCACCGTGAAGGCGTACTACGAGCATCTGGACCAGGGCCGCCTGCCGCTCGAAAAGGGGTTCGAACTGAGCAGCGACGACCTGATGCGGCGCCAGATCATCATGGCGCTGATGTGCAGCGCTCCGCTGGACATCGCCGCCATCGAAGCGCAGTACAAGGTGGACTTCTGGAGCTATTTCGCCCACGAAGTCGCCCTGCTCAAGCAGTTTGAAGACGAAGGATTGATCACGATCGCCCCGGACTCGATCCGCGTGACGCCGAAGGGGCGCCTGTTCGTGCGCGCCATCGGCATGGTCTTCGACAAGTACCTGTCGCAGCCGACCACCTCGACCTACTCCAAGCTGATCTAG
- a CDS encoding L-lactate dehydrogenase: MPRDQSLFLQPACAGDYRELARRRLPRQFFDYLDGGAYDESTMRANVDDLRSVLLRQRVMRDVSRIDLRTEVLGQKLAMPVVLAPVGLAGMFARRGEVQAALAAQGAGIPFCESTVSICPMEELRAAGAAFWYQLYVMRDRGYVRELLQRAHAAGSPVLLLTVDLAVVGARYRDVRNGVTGARGLKAGLARAWDFASHPSWLIDVALGGKPLVFGNLRQVLPHAQRLTDFRAWIDSQFDPSVTWDDLAWLRDNWPGKIVAKGILDADDARRAADLGLDGLIVSNHGGRQLDGVPSAISALPAVADAVGDRIDVLVDGGIRSGLDVVKALALGARACLLGRAWAYALAARGGDGVSHVLDIVSKEMEVAMALTACPDVRSITREALASQAMTGPAQYAGSDGKHGERRAQCGSITAMSS, from the coding sequence ATGCCGCGTGACCAATCTCTTTTTCTGCAGCCCGCCTGCGCCGGCGATTACCGGGAGCTTGCGCGCCGGCGCCTGCCGCGCCAGTTTTTCGACTATCTCGACGGCGGCGCCTATGACGAATCAACGATGCGCGCCAACGTCGACGATCTACGTTCGGTGCTGCTGAGGCAAAGGGTGATGCGCGACGTGTCGCGCATCGACTTGCGCACCGAAGTGCTGGGGCAGAAGCTGGCCATGCCGGTCGTACTCGCCCCGGTCGGGCTGGCGGGGATGTTCGCGCGGCGCGGCGAAGTGCAGGCAGCCCTGGCCGCGCAAGGCGCGGGGATCCCTTTTTGCGAGTCGACCGTCTCGATCTGCCCGATGGAGGAATTGCGTGCGGCGGGCGCCGCGTTCTGGTACCAGCTGTATGTGATGCGCGACCGTGGATATGTGCGGGAGCTGCTGCAGCGCGCGCATGCGGCCGGCAGCCCGGTGCTGCTGCTGACCGTCGATCTGGCGGTGGTCGGCGCGCGCTACCGCGACGTGCGCAACGGCGTGACCGGAGCGCGCGGCCTGAAAGCCGGGCTGGCCCGCGCCTGGGACTTCGCCTCGCACCCTTCCTGGCTGATCGACGTTGCGCTCGGCGGCAAGCCGCTGGTGTTCGGCAACCTGCGCCAGGTATTGCCGCATGCACAGCGCCTGACCGACTTCAGGGCGTGGATCGACTCCCAATTCGACCCGTCCGTCACGTGGGACGACCTTGCATGGCTGCGTGACAACTGGCCGGGAAAGATTGTCGCCAAGGGCATTCTCGACGCCGACGATGCGCGCCGCGCGGCAGACCTGGGGCTGGATGGCTTGATCGTTTCCAACCACGGCGGACGCCAGCTGGATGGCGTGCCGTCGGCGATATCGGCCTTGCCAGCGGTGGCCGACGCGGTGGGCGACCGGATCGACGTGCTGGTCGACGGCGGAATCCGCAGCGGCCTGGACGTGGTCAAGGCGCTGGCGCTGGGCGCACGCGCCTGCCTGCTGGGGCGGGCCTGGGCCTACGCACTGGCCGCGCGCGGCGGAGACGGCGTATCCCACGTGCTGGACATCGTGAGCAAGGAAATGGAGGTCGCCATGGCGCTGACCGCCTGTCCGGACGTGCGTTCGATCACGCGCGAGGCGCTGGCAAGCCAGGCCATGACGGGGCCTGCGCAATACGCCGGCAGCGATGGCAAACATGGAGAAAGGAGGGCGCAATGCGGCAGTATCACAGCGATGTCGTCATAA
- a CDS encoding FAD-binding dehydrogenase — protein MRQYHSDVVIIGGGLAGIVAAQELLSSGKSVTLLDRDDEQNFGGLAKESFGGILMVGTPEQRRSKIRDTPELALRDWLSFGDFGRDPAAELWPRRWAEAYVNDSFGEIYCWLKERGIRFLPLPLWVERGQFGGGNSVPRWHVTWGTGHGLATQLIRTLLAHPPRQALTLAFRHRVDDLSMQAGRICGCSGAIEDTGEEFMASADTVLVATGGINGSIDRVRKHWHAEWNAPPQTILNGSHKFADGLLHDAVQGAGGNVTNLDRMWNYAAGVHHWRPRKPGHGLSLVPPKSALWLNWRGERIGPQPLVSGFDTRELVTRICSEERAYSWQILNQKIALKELAVSGAEFNPSLRDKSVVGFLRDTLLGNRWLVRQMTANCVDFVTASSLPELVDKMNDLQGDQSVDTATVRSVIESYDAEIARGSALHNDEQLRRIAHLRKWRGDRIRTCKFQKILDPDAMPLIAIREFIISRKSLGGIQTDLDSRVLDTAGNPISGLYAAGEAAGFGGGGMNGLRGLEGTFLGGCVYSARRAARAIAG, from the coding sequence ATGCGGCAGTATCACAGCGATGTCGTCATAATCGGCGGCGGCCTGGCTGGCATCGTCGCGGCCCAGGAGCTGCTATCGTCGGGCAAGAGCGTCACCCTGCTCGACCGTGACGACGAGCAAAATTTCGGCGGCCTGGCCAAGGAAAGCTTCGGCGGCATCCTGATGGTCGGCACGCCCGAGCAGCGCCGCAGCAAGATCCGCGACACGCCGGAGCTGGCGCTGCGCGACTGGCTTTCGTTCGGCGACTTCGGCCGCGATCCGGCCGCCGAACTGTGGCCGCGCCGCTGGGCCGAGGCGTACGTGAACGACAGCTTCGGAGAAATTTACTGCTGGCTCAAGGAGCGCGGCATCCGCTTCCTGCCGCTGCCGCTGTGGGTCGAGCGCGGGCAATTCGGCGGCGGCAATTCGGTGCCTCGCTGGCACGTCACCTGGGGCACCGGCCACGGCCTGGCGACGCAACTGATCCGCACGCTGCTGGCGCACCCGCCACGACAGGCGCTGACGCTCGCGTTCCGCCATCGGGTCGACGACCTGAGCATGCAAGCCGGCCGCATCTGCGGCTGCTCTGGCGCGATCGAGGATACCGGCGAGGAATTCATGGCCAGCGCCGATACCGTGCTGGTGGCAACCGGCGGCATCAACGGCAGCATCGACCGGGTCCGCAAGCACTGGCACGCGGAGTGGAATGCGCCGCCGCAGACCATCCTCAACGGCTCGCACAAGTTCGCCGACGGCCTGCTGCATGACGCCGTCCAGGGGGCGGGCGGCAACGTCACCAATCTCGACCGCATGTGGAACTACGCGGCAGGCGTGCATCACTGGCGTCCGCGCAAGCCCGGGCACGGGCTGTCGCTGGTGCCACCGAAATCGGCGCTGTGGCTGAACTGGCGCGGCGAGCGCATCGGCCCGCAGCCGCTGGTGAGCGGATTTGACACGCGCGAACTGGTGACGCGCATCTGCAGCGAGGAACGGGCGTACTCCTGGCAAATCCTCAATCAGAAGATCGCGCTCAAGGAACTCGCCGTATCCGGCGCGGAATTCAACCCCTCCCTGCGCGACAAGAGCGTCGTCGGCTTCCTGCGCGATACGCTGCTCGGCAACCGCTGGCTGGTGCGCCAGATGACCGCCAATTGCGTCGACTTCGTGACCGCGTCCTCGCTGCCGGAATTGGTGGACAAGATGAATGATCTCCAGGGCGACCAGTCGGTCGACACCGCCACAGTAAGATCTGTGATCGAGTCTTACGATGCCGAGATCGCGCGCGGCTCGGCACTGCACAACGACGAGCAACTGAGGCGCATCGCCCACTTGCGCAAGTGGCGCGGCGACCGCATACGTACCTGCAAATTCCAGAAAATCCTCGACCCGGATGCCATGCCGCTGATCGCGATCCGCGAATTCATCATCAGCCGCAAGAGTCTGGGCGGCATCCAGACCGACCTCGACAGCCGCGTTCTGGACACGGCGGGCAATCCGATTTCCGGGCTGTATGCGGCCGGTGAGGCCGCCGGCTTCGGCGGCGGCGGGATGAACGGCTTGCGCGGGCTGGAAGGAACCTTCCTCGGCGGCTGCGTGTACAGCGCGCGGCGCGCCGCGCGGGCGATCGCGGGATGA